A portion of the Streptomyces sp. YPW6 genome contains these proteins:
- the proP gene encoding glycine betaine/L-proline transporter ProP, whose protein sequence is MVRTLIRRRKRSFREGDVTVTDPPKVRRAVTAAALGNTMEWFDFGVYAYLAGTLGKVFFPSSSPGAQVVSTFATFAAAFLVRPLGGLVFGPLGDRVGRQKVLAVTMIMMAASTFAVGFLPTYAAVGFAAPLLLLVCRLVQGFSTGGEYAGATTYIAEYAPDKRRGFLGSWLDFGTFVGYSLGSGLVTVLTAVLGTDGMTDWGWRIPFFVAGPMGIIGLYMRLKLEETPAFQKEEAYQAAESRSGSGAGGDPVEEARQSGKGRLKEIFTRHWQAVLICMGLVLLYNVTNYMVTSYLPTYMSSTLGEPETTSQLLVLGTMLLVVLLITTVGRTSDRWGRRPVFMAGSVALIALAAPAFLLIRQGGILLPALGCAVLGLLLVCFAGTAASTLPALFPTRLRYGALSIAFNISVSLFGGTTPLFASGLVEATGNEMVPAYYLMVAGVIGLVATFFLHETAGRPLRGSGPMVETPEQARELVARSRTAAGRQARDVWLRVRNLWRGPPA, encoded by the coding sequence ATGGTCCGCACCCTCATCCGGCGACGGAAGAGGTCGTTCCGCGAGGGCGACGTCACCGTCACCGACCCGCCGAAGGTCCGGCGCGCCGTGACGGCAGCGGCCCTCGGCAACACCATGGAGTGGTTCGACTTCGGGGTCTACGCCTATCTGGCCGGGACCCTCGGCAAGGTCTTCTTCCCCTCCAGCTCACCGGGCGCCCAGGTGGTGTCGACGTTCGCGACCTTCGCCGCGGCCTTCCTGGTACGCCCGCTGGGCGGGCTGGTGTTCGGGCCGCTGGGCGACCGGGTGGGACGGCAGAAGGTCCTCGCGGTCACGATGATCATGATGGCGGCGAGCACCTTCGCGGTCGGGTTCCTTCCCACGTACGCGGCGGTCGGCTTCGCCGCCCCGTTGCTGCTCCTGGTCTGCCGTCTGGTGCAGGGGTTCTCGACCGGCGGGGAGTACGCGGGCGCGACGACGTACATCGCGGAGTACGCCCCCGACAAGCGGCGCGGGTTCCTGGGCAGCTGGCTCGACTTCGGCACGTTCGTCGGCTATTCGCTGGGCTCGGGTCTGGTCACCGTGCTCACCGCCGTGCTCGGCACGGACGGGATGACGGACTGGGGCTGGCGCATCCCGTTCTTCGTCGCGGGCCCGATGGGCATCATCGGGCTGTACATGCGCCTGAAGCTGGAGGAGACGCCGGCCTTCCAGAAGGAGGAGGCCTATCAGGCCGCGGAGTCCCGCTCGGGCTCGGGCGCCGGGGGCGATCCGGTCGAGGAGGCCCGGCAGTCGGGCAAGGGGCGGCTCAAGGAGATCTTCACGAGGCACTGGCAGGCCGTGCTCATCTGCATGGGCCTGGTGCTGCTGTACAACGTCACGAACTACATGGTGACGTCCTACCTGCCCACCTACATGTCCTCCACGCTGGGCGAGCCGGAGACCACCTCGCAGCTGCTGGTCCTCGGCACGATGCTGCTGGTGGTGCTGCTCATCACCACCGTGGGCCGGACCTCGGACCGGTGGGGCCGCAGACCCGTCTTCATGGCGGGCAGCGTGGCCCTGATCGCGCTGGCCGCACCCGCCTTCCTGCTGATCCGGCAGGGCGGGATCCTGCTGCCCGCCCTCGGGTGCGCGGTGCTCGGTCTGCTGCTGGTCTGCTTCGCCGGGACGGCGGCCTCGACGCTGCCCGCCCTGTTCCCGACGCGGCTGCGGTACGGGGCGCTGTCGATCGCCTTCAACATCTCCGTGTCGCTGTTCGGCGGTACGACTCCGCTGTTCGCCTCGGGGCTGGTGGAGGCCACGGGCAACGAAATGGTGCCCGCGTACTACCTGATGGTGGCCGGGGTGATCGGACTGGTGGCCACGTTCTTCCTGCACGAGACGGCGGGGCGGCCGCTGCGGGGTTCGGGCCCGATGGTGGAGACGCCCGAGCAGGCCCGCGAACTGGTGGCACGGAGCAGGACCGCGGCGGGCCGCCAGGCGCGCGACGTGTGGCTGCGGGTGCGGAACCTCTGGCGGGGGCCTCCGGCCTGA
- a CDS encoding bifunctional 2-polyprenyl-6-hydroxyphenol methylase/3-demethylubiquinol 3-O-methyltransferase UbiG, giving the protein MDHSRRDAGEGHGSPAAAVFDALGAEYERAFAASPAHRESLERLLADLAPGSRVLDVGSGTGRPTAQTLAEAGHRVLGVDVSGVMTALAARQVPGAEFRCADIRDLPLAEGAFDAVCVYFSLLQLERGEQAGLLERLVRSLRPGGRLAVATVPVDVAGADAVFMGQPVRVSSFRAEEFTALIARSGAAVDWTHSALFTPDHPAGEPEPHLFVHGRRI; this is encoded by the coding sequence ATGGATCACAGCCGAAGGGACGCGGGCGAGGGTCACGGGAGTCCGGCCGCGGCCGTGTTCGACGCGCTGGGCGCGGAGTACGAACGGGCCTTCGCCGCTTCGCCCGCCCACCGGGAGTCGCTGGAGCGGCTGCTGGCGGATCTCGCCCCGGGCAGCCGCGTGCTGGATGTGGGCAGCGGGACGGGCCGACCGACGGCACAGACCCTGGCGGAGGCGGGGCACCGGGTGCTGGGCGTCGATGTGTCCGGGGTGATGACCGCGCTGGCCGCCCGGCAGGTACCGGGGGCGGAGTTCCGGTGCGCCGACATCCGCGACCTCCCGCTGGCGGAGGGCGCGTTCGACGCGGTCTGCGTGTACTTCTCGCTGCTGCAGCTGGAGCGCGGCGAGCAGGCCGGCCTGCTGGAGCGGCTCGTGCGGTCGCTGCGGCCCGGCGGACGGCTGGCCGTCGCGACGGTGCCGGTGGACGTCGCGGGGGCCGACGCGGTGTTCATGGGGCAGCCGGTCCGGGTCTCCAGCTTCCGCGCCGAGGAGTTCACCGCCCTGATCGCGCGGTCGGGGGCCGCCGTCGACTGGACGCACAGCGCGCTGTTCACCCCGGACCACCCGGCGGGGGAACCGGAGCCGCACCTCTTCGTGCACGGCCGGCGTATCTGA
- a CDS encoding ribonuclease H, with the protein MNESIIAACDGASKGNPGPAAWAWVVADAQGDPVRWEAGPLGTATNNVAELTALAQLLESTDPAVPVEVRMDSQYAMNAVTKWLPGWKRNGWKTSGGKPVANRELVTRIDALLTDRTVTFRYVPAHQVNGDPLNAIADQAASEVAVTQVPAGTAHGATALPVPAPARSTKGGTGASGASGAGGAKGRGAGRASRGGRSSGTIKARFAGRCHCGRPYAAQESIAKNPNGWGHPECRTAPA; encoded by the coding sequence ATGAACGAGAGCATCATCGCCGCGTGTGACGGGGCGTCGAAGGGGAATCCCGGGCCGGCCGCCTGGGCGTGGGTCGTCGCCGACGCGCAGGGCGATCCCGTGCGCTGGGAGGCCGGGCCGCTGGGCACCGCGACCAACAACGTGGCCGAGCTGACGGCACTGGCGCAGCTGCTGGAGTCCACCGACCCGGCGGTGCCCGTCGAGGTGCGGATGGACTCGCAGTACGCCATGAACGCCGTGACCAAGTGGCTGCCGGGCTGGAAGCGCAACGGCTGGAAGACCTCCGGCGGCAAGCCCGTCGCCAACCGTGAACTGGTCACCCGGATCGACGCCCTGCTCACCGACCGTACGGTGACGTTCCGCTACGTTCCCGCCCACCAGGTGAACGGCGACCCGCTCAACGCGATCGCCGACCAGGCGGCGAGCGAGGTGGCGGTGACCCAGGTCCCGGCCGGCACCGCGCACGGCGCGACGGCGCTGCCGGTCCCCGCGCCCGCCCGGTCCACGAAGGGGGGCACGGGAGCGTCCGGGGCGTCGGGCGCGGGCGGTGCGAAGGGGCGGGGTGCCGGGCGCGCCTCCCGGGGCGGGCGGTCCAGCGGCACGATCAAGGCGCGCTTCGCGGGCCGCTGCCACTGCGGAAGGCCGTACGCGGCCCAGGAGTCGATCGCGAAGAACCCGAACGGCTGGGGCCACCCGGAGTGCCGTACGGCTCCCGCCTGA
- a CDS encoding SAM-dependent methyltransferase — MSVEDDEFRRSIRSDVPHSARVWNAWLGGKDHYPVDRELAEAVTAAYPQMADIARASRAFQIRAIRHLASVGVRQFLDVGTGLPVANSTHEVAQSIAPESRIVYVDNDPIVLAHAEALLTSAPEGRTAYVDADLSATDAVVDEAAKTLDLSEPVAVLLLSTLGHLDPAEGIEVVRRYLARMPSGSHLVLCDTVKTPQTLAAQEAYASGDNPPYFVREPEEITGCAEGLELVEPGFVPIDRWRPEEDDAVPVDQWGLVARKP; from the coding sequence ATGAGCGTCGAGGACGACGAATTCCGCCGCAGCATCCGGTCCGACGTTCCCCACTCGGCACGCGTCTGGAACGCGTGGCTGGGCGGCAAGGACCACTACCCGGTGGACCGGGAGCTGGCCGAGGCGGTGACCGCGGCCTACCCGCAGATGGCCGACATCGCGCGGGCCTCCCGGGCCTTCCAGATCCGCGCGATCCGCCATCTCGCCTCGGTGGGGGTGCGCCAGTTCCTGGACGTCGGGACCGGGCTGCCGGTGGCGAACAGCACCCACGAGGTGGCGCAGAGCATCGCTCCGGAGTCCCGGATCGTCTACGTGGACAACGACCCGATCGTCCTCGCCCACGCGGAGGCGCTGCTGACCAGCGCGCCCGAGGGGCGTACGGCCTATGTGGACGCCGACCTCTCCGCGACGGACGCGGTGGTGGACGAGGCGGCGAAGACCCTCGATCTGTCCGAGCCGGTCGCCGTGCTCCTGCTCTCGACCCTGGGGCACCTCGATCCGGCCGAGGGCATCGAGGTCGTCCGGCGGTATCTGGCCCGGATGCCGTCGGGAAGCCATCTGGTGCTCTGCGACACGGTGAAGACCCCGCAGACACTGGCGGCGCAGGAGGCGTACGCCTCGGGCGACAACCCGCCCTATTTCGTCCGGGAGCCGGAGGAGATCACCGGCTGCGCCGAGGGCCTGGAGCTGGTGGAACCGGGCTTCGTCCCCATCGACCGCTGGCGGCCCGAGGAGGACGACGCGGTGCCGGTCGACCAGTGGGGTCTCGTCGCCCGCAAGCCCTAG
- a CDS encoding DUF2267 domain-containing protein, which produces MIHEPRNAGAPMDTTFGLLLEKIRYEGAYPTRERAEESLRAVLGALGRQIAGDERVALAAALPEEAARVFTAEVPAVKQLAGAAFVARLAEETGGTPATARWDAGVVLSQVAALVGDDRVAEVVSCLPPGYALLFGRAELLAQAA; this is translated from the coding sequence ATGATCCACGAGCCTCGGAACGCCGGCGCACCGATGGACACGACCTTTGGCCTGCTGTTGGAGAAGATCCGGTACGAGGGCGCCTACCCCACGCGCGAACGCGCCGAGGAGAGCCTGCGTGCCGTGCTGGGCGCGCTCGGCCGCCAGATCGCCGGTGACGAACGTGTCGCCCTGGCCGCCGCCCTGCCCGAGGAGGCCGCCCGCGTGTTCACCGCTGAGGTCCCGGCCGTGAAGCAGCTCGCCGGGGCCGCGTTCGTCGCCCGGCTCGCCGAGGAGACCGGAGGGACCCCGGCGACCGCCCGGTGGGACGCCGGGGTGGTCCTCAGCCAGGTCGCCGCCCTGGTGGGTGACGACCGCGTCGCCGAGGTCGTCAGCTGCCTGCCGCCCGGCTACGCGCTCCTCTTCGGCCGCGCGGAACTCCTCGCCCAGGCGGCCTGA
- a CDS encoding SulP family inorganic anion transporter, producing MISAKELKNPHVVRRDLLASLVVFLVALPMSIGVAIASGVPAELGLVTGIVGGLVVGFLPGSRLQVSGPTAGLAVLVYEAITEFGLSTLGPIVLAAGLLQVALGLARVGRWFRAISVSVVQGMLAGIGLIIVLGQVYAMADTEQPGSGLATLAGLPGLAVEIVTNHEALTAFGLGAGTLAVLLLWPKLPARVRLVPAPLVAVVLATAVAALAGLRPAVADVNGLLQAIDPPGGAEFARLADVAVIGTALAIALVASAESLFSAAAVDRMQDGPRTHYDKELMAQGVGNTLCGALGALPMAAVVVRSTANVQAGATTALSRIAHGMWLLLFAALLPAAVGVIPLAALAAVLVHAGCKLVPARDFGPLWREHRGEAVLLAITTIAIVVTNLFEGVVLGLLLAVVKSAWETSHVQLTTHELTGGRVVVTLTGNATFLRLPRILEQLEKLPQDQPTELDLTGLRHLDHACRIALENWARRHNHAETEPVTIRQ from the coding sequence GTGATCTCCGCGAAGGAACTCAAGAACCCCCACGTCGTACGACGTGACCTGCTGGCGTCACTCGTCGTCTTCCTGGTCGCACTGCCGATGTCCATCGGCGTCGCCATCGCCTCCGGGGTACCGGCCGAACTCGGTCTGGTCACCGGAATCGTCGGCGGTCTGGTCGTCGGCTTCCTGCCGGGCAGCAGACTCCAGGTCAGTGGTCCGACCGCCGGACTCGCCGTGCTCGTCTACGAGGCGATCACGGAGTTCGGCCTCAGCACGCTCGGCCCGATCGTGCTGGCCGCCGGACTGCTCCAGGTGGCGCTGGGCCTGGCACGCGTCGGCCGCTGGTTCCGCGCCATCTCCGTCTCCGTCGTCCAGGGCATGCTGGCCGGCATCGGCCTGATCATCGTGCTCGGCCAGGTGTACGCCATGGCCGACACCGAACAGCCGGGCAGCGGCCTCGCCACGCTGGCCGGACTCCCGGGTCTCGCCGTCGAGATCGTCACGAACCACGAGGCCCTGACCGCGTTCGGCCTGGGTGCCGGAACGCTCGCCGTGCTGCTGCTGTGGCCGAAGCTCCCGGCGAGGGTGCGCCTCGTTCCGGCGCCGCTGGTCGCGGTCGTCCTGGCCACCGCCGTCGCCGCCCTGGCCGGGCTGCGGCCGGCGGTGGCCGATGTGAACGGACTCCTGCAGGCCATCGATCCGCCCGGCGGGGCGGAGTTCGCCCGGCTCGCCGATGTGGCGGTCATCGGCACGGCCCTGGCCATCGCCCTCGTCGCCTCGGCCGAGAGCCTGTTCAGCGCGGCGGCCGTCGACCGGATGCAGGACGGACCCCGCACTCACTACGACAAGGAGCTGATGGCCCAGGGCGTCGGCAACACCCTCTGCGGGGCGCTCGGCGCGCTCCCGATGGCCGCGGTCGTCGTCCGCAGCACCGCCAACGTCCAGGCCGGGGCGACCACCGCACTCTCCCGGATCGCCCACGGTATGTGGCTGCTGCTCTTCGCCGCGCTGCTGCCCGCCGCCGTCGGAGTCATCCCGCTGGCCGCGCTCGCCGCGGTCCTGGTGCACGCGGGGTGCAAGCTGGTGCCCGCCAGGGACTTCGGCCCGCTGTGGCGCGAGCACCGCGGGGAGGCCGTCCTGTTGGCGATCACCACGATCGCCATCGTGGTGACCAATCTCTTCGAGGGGGTCGTGCTCGGCCTGCTGCTGGCGGTGGTCAAGTCGGCCTGGGAGACCTCGCACGTCCAGCTGACCACCCACGAACTCACCGGCGGACGGGTCGTGGTGACCCTCACGGGGAACGCCACCTTCCTCCGACTGCCGCGCATCCTGGAGCAGTTGGAGAAGCTCCCGCAGGACCAGCCCACGGAGCTGGACCTCACCGGGCTGCGCCACCTCGACCACGCCTGCCGGATCGCCCTGGAGAACTGGGCGCGCCGGCACAACCACGCGGAGACCGAACCGGTGACGATCCGCCAGTAG
- a CDS encoding ABC transporter ATP-binding protein has translation MDMEVTAWQSLHSAMNAQQDRRPFSRASLRRILLFARPHRRRIHRFLLLSVLTALLAVATPLLAGKVVDAIVNGEDTGTVTRLALLIALIAVAEAGLGLLTRWLSATLGEGLILDLRTAVFDHVQKMPVAFFTRTRTGALVSRLNNDVIGAQRAFSNTLSGVVSHLVTLLLTLAVMLTISWQITLLALVLLPVFVVPARRMGARMAGLQREAADHNAAMGTQMTERFSAPGATLVKLFGRPSDESAEFAARADRVRDIGVRTAMAQTAFITALTLVSALALALVYGLGGFYALRGSLDPGAVVALALLLTRLYAPLTALAGARVEVMSALVSFERVFEILDLKPLIEQKPDARRVPEGPVSVEFDGVSFAYPTAEKVSLASLEEVATLDERGGTPVLHQVSFRAEPGQTIALVGSSGAGKSTIAQLLPRLYDADAGSVRLNGVDVRDLSADSIRDTLGMVTQDGHLFHESVRANLLIARPDASEDELRDALRRSRLDALIASLPDGLDTVVGERGYRLSGGERQRLTIARLLLARQRVVILDEATAHLDSTSEAAVQEALAEALSGRTALVIAHRLSTVRAADRILVLEAGRVVESGTHTELLAAGGRYEELYRTQFEQPSSDGERPVQPVG, from the coding sequence ATGGACATGGAAGTCACCGCGTGGCAGTCGCTGCACAGCGCGATGAACGCCCAGCAGGACCGCCGGCCCTTCTCCCGGGCGTCCTTGCGCCGCATCCTGCTCTTCGCCCGGCCCCACCGACGGCGCATCCACCGCTTCCTGCTGCTGAGCGTCCTGACCGCGCTGCTCGCGGTGGCCACGCCCCTGCTGGCCGGGAAGGTCGTCGACGCGATCGTGAACGGTGAGGACACCGGCACGGTCACCCGGCTCGCCCTGCTCATCGCGCTCATCGCCGTCGCCGAGGCCGGTCTCGGGCTGCTCACCCGCTGGCTGTCGGCGACGCTGGGCGAGGGCCTGATCCTGGACCTGCGCACGGCCGTCTTCGACCATGTGCAGAAGATGCCGGTGGCCTTCTTCACCCGGACCCGGACGGGTGCCCTGGTCAGCCGGCTCAACAACGACGTGATCGGCGCGCAGCGGGCGTTCAGCAACACGCTCTCCGGGGTCGTCTCCCACCTCGTCACCCTGCTGCTGACGCTCGCGGTGATGCTCACGATCTCCTGGCAGATCACCCTGCTCGCGCTCGTCCTGCTCCCGGTGTTCGTCGTACCGGCCCGCCGGATGGGAGCCCGGATGGCCGGACTCCAGCGGGAGGCGGCCGACCACAACGCCGCGATGGGCACCCAGATGACCGAGCGGTTCTCCGCCCCGGGTGCGACGCTCGTGAAGCTCTTCGGGCGGCCTTCGGACGAGTCGGCCGAGTTCGCCGCCCGCGCGGACCGGGTGCGTGACATCGGCGTCCGAACGGCGATGGCCCAGACGGCGTTCATCACCGCCCTCACCCTGGTGTCCGCCCTCGCGCTGGCCCTGGTCTACGGGCTCGGCGGCTTCTACGCCCTGCGCGGCAGCCTGGATCCGGGGGCCGTGGTGGCGCTGGCGCTGCTGCTGACCCGACTGTACGCGCCGCTCACCGCCCTCGCCGGAGCCCGGGTGGAGGTGATGAGCGCGCTCGTGAGCTTCGAGCGGGTCTTCGAGATCCTGGACCTGAAACCGCTGATCGAACAGAAGCCGGACGCCCGCCGGGTGCCCGAAGGGCCGGTCTCCGTGGAGTTCGACGGGGTGTCGTTCGCCTACCCCACCGCCGAGAAGGTCTCCCTGGCCTCGCTGGAGGAGGTCGCCACGCTCGACGAACGGGGCGGCACGCCGGTCCTGCACCAGGTGTCCTTCCGGGCCGAACCGGGCCAGACGATCGCCCTGGTGGGCTCCTCCGGCGCGGGCAAGTCCACGATCGCGCAACTGCTGCCCCGGCTGTACGACGCGGACGCCGGTTCCGTACGGCTGAACGGTGTCGACGTACGCGACCTGAGCGCCGACTCGATCCGGGACACGCTCGGCATGGTCACCCAGGACGGGCACCTCTTCCACGAGTCGGTGCGGGCCAACCTGCTGATCGCCCGGCCCGACGCCTCCGAGGACGAGCTCCGTGACGCGCTGCGCCGCTCCCGGCTCGACGCTCTGATCGCCTCGCTGCCCGACGGGCTCGACACCGTGGTCGGCGAGCGCGGCTACCGGCTCTCCGGCGGGGAGCGCCAGCGCCTCACCATCGCCCGGCTGCTGCTGGCCCGTCAGCGGGTCGTGATCCTGGACGAGGCGACCGCGCATCTCGACTCCACCTCGGAGGCGGCCGTCCAGGAGGCGCTGGCCGAAGCCCTGTCGGGCCGGACCGCCCTGGTGATCGCCCACCGGCTCTCGACCGTGCGGGCGGCCGACCGGATCCTGGTGCTGGAGGCGGGCCGGGTCGTCGAGAGCGGCACGCACACCGAACTGCTGGCGGCCGGCGGACGCTACGAGGAGCTGTACCGCACCCAGTTCGAGCAGCCGTCCTCCGACGGGGAGCGGCCGGTCCAGCCGGTGGGCTGA
- a CDS encoding ATP-binding protein, translating into MPGGVPEARHRVQEAMRAWGEPADRIEAAALIVTELVTNAVQHTSTRRIRCRLLRSAEGVRICVWNRGRARIPAPASPADAAGLPPGGAPTAGCPGADDALDHLSEGGRGLLLVDALAARWGTRAALAGRLVWADL; encoded by the coding sequence TTGCCCGGTGGCGTGCCGGAGGCCCGGCACCGGGTCCAGGAGGCGATGCGGGCCTGGGGCGAACCGGCCGACCGGATCGAGGCGGCGGCTCTGATAGTGACCGAGCTGGTCACCAACGCGGTGCAGCACACCAGCACCCGGCGGATCCGCTGCCGGCTCCTGCGCTCCGCGGAGGGCGTGCGCATCTGCGTGTGGAACCGCGGCCGGGCCCGGATACCGGCTCCGGCCTCCCCGGCCGACGCGGCGGGCCTGCCTCCCGGCGGGGCGCCGACGGCCGGCTGCCCCGGCGCCGACGACGCGCTCGACCACCTCTCCGAGGGCGGCAGGGGCCTCCTGCTCGTCGACGCGCTGGCCGCCCGCTGGGGTACCCGCGCGGCACTGGCGGGCCGGCTCGTCTGGGCCGACCTCTGA
- a CDS encoding neutral/alkaline ceramidase, translating to MPPPTVRRSRRRLPVAVLAAALGAVTLGAPSPASASPSDAAEEAGHLVGRGIADVTGEAAETGMMGYSSFDQKTSGIHQRQRSRAFVVVDRASGKRVVYVNADLGMIFQSVRQGVMARLKERYGSLYGEDNVLLSATHTHSGPGGYSHNVAYNLSVLGFQKETYRAIVDGITESVAKAHDDLKPGTMSLGTGTLTNASVNRSREAFDRNPAADRSAFPDGIDPAMTVLRFRQGGKDAGAISWFATHNTSITNKNTLISPDNKGYASYVWEHDHEGVRYLDDTPGFVAAFPNTNAGDMSPNLNLKPGSGPTEDEFENARVIGERQLDKAREVYDDARPVTGGVDSRIAYVDMENVTVRPEYTPDGKEHRTCPAVVGASTLAGSVEDGPAIPLFEEGMRTPVAPILEALRVDTPSWLATCQYPKASLIPTGLLSNVHPVTPKRLPLQIMKIGELHLVAAPGEFTITSGLRVRRTVAERLGVPLDRVLLQGYANAYSQYVTTPEEYDTQNYEGGSTLYGRYTLPAYQQEYARIAESLRAGTALARGTMPADESGRQFTFQTGVVYDNPPSGKAFGAVLKAPESSYARGSTATAEFATGHPKNNVRRGSTFLEVQRLENGTWQRVLDDGDGETVYRWTRINGLTGTSKATITWRIAADTAPGTYRIVHHGDAKNLLGRITPFSGATGAFTVK from the coding sequence ATGCCACCCCCCACCGTCCGCCGTTCCCGGCGCAGGCTCCCCGTCGCGGTGCTCGCGGCCGCCCTCGGAGCGGTCACCCTCGGCGCCCCCTCCCCCGCGTCCGCGTCCCCGTCGGACGCCGCCGAAGAGGCGGGCCACCTCGTCGGGCGCGGCATCGCGGATGTCACGGGCGAGGCGGCCGAGACGGGGATGATGGGCTACTCCAGCTTCGACCAGAAGACCTCGGGCATCCATCAGCGGCAGCGGTCGCGCGCCTTCGTCGTCGTCGACCGGGCGAGCGGCAAGCGCGTGGTCTACGTCAACGCGGACCTGGGGATGATCTTCCAGTCCGTCCGGCAGGGCGTCATGGCCCGGCTGAAGGAGCGGTACGGCAGCCTGTACGGCGAGGACAACGTCCTGCTCTCGGCCACGCACACCCACTCGGGGCCCGGCGGGTACTCCCACAACGTCGCCTACAACCTCTCCGTCCTCGGCTTCCAGAAGGAGACGTACCGGGCGATCGTCGACGGCATCACCGAGTCCGTGGCCAAGGCGCACGACGACCTGAAGCCCGGCACGATGAGCCTGGGCACGGGGACCCTCACCAACGCCAGTGTCAACCGCTCCCGGGAGGCGTTCGACCGCAATCCGGCCGCCGACCGGTCCGCCTTCCCCGACGGCATCGACCCGGCGATGACCGTGCTGCGCTTCCGGCAGGGCGGGAAGGACGCGGGCGCGATCAGCTGGTTCGCCACCCACAACACCTCGATCACCAACAAGAACACGCTCATCAGCCCCGACAACAAGGGCTATGCCTCCTACGTCTGGGAGCACGACCACGAGGGCGTCCGCTATCTCGACGACACCCCGGGGTTCGTCGCGGCCTTCCCCAACACCAACGCCGGCGACATGTCCCCCAACCTCAATCTGAAGCCCGGCTCCGGGCCCACCGAGGACGAGTTCGAGAACGCGCGCGTCATCGGCGAGCGCCAGCTCGACAAGGCGCGCGAGGTGTACGACGACGCGCGGCCCGTCACGGGAGGGGTCGACTCCCGGATCGCGTATGTCGACATGGAGAACGTGACCGTACGACCGGAGTACACCCCGGACGGCAAGGAGCACCGCACCTGCCCCGCCGTGGTGGGCGCGTCCACACTCGCGGGCAGCGTCGAGGACGGTCCGGCCATCCCTCTCTTCGAGGAGGGCATGCGCACCCCGGTCGCTCCCATCCTCGAAGCGCTGCGCGTCGACACCCCGTCCTGGCTCGCCACCTGCCAGTACCCCAAGGCGAGCCTGATCCCCACGGGCCTGCTGAGCAACGTCCACCCGGTGACCCCGAAGCGGCTCCCCCTCCAGATCATGAAGATCGGCGAGCTGCACCTGGTCGCCGCCCCGGGCGAGTTCACCATCACCTCGGGACTGCGCGTGCGGCGCACGGTGGCCGAGCGGCTGGGGGTACCGCTGGACCGCGTCCTGCTCCAGGGGTACGCCAACGCCTACAGCCAGTACGTCACGACACCGGAGGAGTACGACACCCAGAACTACGAGGGCGGCTCCACGCTCTACGGCCGCTACACCCTGCCCGCCTACCAGCAGGAGTACGCCCGGATCGCGGAGTCCCTGCGCGCGGGCACGGCCCTGGCGCGGGGCACGATGCCGGCGGACGAGTCGGGGCGGCAGTTCACGTTCCAGACGGGGGTCGTGTACGACAACCCGCCCTCGGGCAAGGCATTCGGCGCGGTCCTGAAGGCCCCGGAGAGCTCGTACGCGCGCGGCTCCACCGCCACCGCGGAGTTCGCCACCGGCCACCCGAAGAACAACGTCCGCCGGGGTTCCACCTTCCTGGAGGTCCAGCGGCTGGAGAACGGCACCTGGCAGCGGGTGCTGGACGACGGTGACGGGGAGACCGTCTACCGCTGGACCCGGATCAACGGTCTGACCGGCACCTCGAAGGCCACGATCACCTGGCGCATCGCGGCGGACACCGCACCGGGCACCTACCGGATCGTCCACCACGGGGACGCGAAGAACCTGCTGGGCAGGATCACACCGTTCTCCGGGGCGACGGGTGCCTTCACCGTGAAGTAG
- a CDS encoding carbonic anhydrase, with the protein MQSLVEHARTFPEHVAANAKEFERLADGQTPEALFVTCSDSRVVPSLITGARPGQLFELRTAGNIVPPYPGRERPTGESATIEYALRMLRVRDVIVCGHSHCGAVGAILRGDDLSAMPAVRHWLDHSTDGRTPPAGAGDLPGAVQAHALAQLDTLRGYPAVRERLADGSLGLHAWYYEVHTGSVSVHRPERGTAFARL; encoded by the coding sequence ATGCAGTCCCTCGTAGAACACGCCCGGACATTTCCCGAGCACGTCGCCGCGAACGCAAAGGAATTCGAACGCCTAGCGGACGGCCAGACCCCCGAAGCACTCTTCGTCACGTGCTCGGACTCACGTGTCGTTCCCTCGCTGATCACCGGCGCCCGCCCGGGTCAGCTCTTCGAACTCCGCACCGCGGGCAACATCGTTCCGCCGTATCCGGGCCGGGAGCGGCCCACCGGCGAGTCCGCCACCATCGAGTACGCCCTGCGCATGCTCCGGGTGCGCGACGTCATCGTCTGCGGACACTCCCACTGCGGCGCGGTCGGCGCGATCCTCCGCGGCGACGACCTCTCCGCCATGCCCGCCGTCCGCCACTGGCTCGACCACTCCACCGACGGCCGGACACCCCCCGCCGGCGCAGGTGACCTCCCCGGCGCGGTCCAGGCCCACGCCCTCGCCCAGCTCGACACCCTGCGGGGCTACCCCGCGGTGCGCGAGCGGCTCGCCGACGGCTCCCTGGGCCTGCACGCCTGGTACTACGAAGTCCACACCGGCTCCGTCAGCGTCCACCGACCCGAACGCGGCACCGCGTTCGCCCGCCTCTGA